The region AAAGCATTTCTCCCACATCGCCTTGATGACTTCATCGGTGAGGCTGGGATTGGCTTCTTGGTAATCACGAATTTCCTCGCGCGCGTTGCGAATCGTAGCGACCCAACTTGCCGAGCGTTTTTCAGGTTGCGACTTCCACTTGATGATGTGCGTCATCAAGCGAATCAGATGACTGCGGACGGCATGCTTATCGGCTCTGGATAAGGCATTGATGAGTTCACTCACTCCAAATTCAGCTTCGGCGTAATTGCCTTCTTCGAGCGCGCGCTTTACGGCAACGGCTGTTAGGTAGTGCGATGTTGCGGCAAGGTCTTGCCAGTAATCCATCGTTACGATTCTGTCTTTATCCATTGTCGGTCAAGTCGTATTCGTCCTGAAAAACTTCCTGCCACGAGAGCGACTCGAGGTTGCACTTCTTTTGCATTTCCAGTTCAGCTTCTTTTTTGGCTTGCTGGAACGCCTTCTCCCACATCGCCCGAATCACATCGTCCGTGATGCTGGGTTCATACTCCTGCGTTGTGGCAATTTCGTCGCGCGCACTGGCGATTGAGACCGCCCAACTGACCGAGCGTTTTTCAGGTTGCGCTTTCCACTTGATGATATGTTTCATCAACCGAATGAGCTGGCTACGCACTGCGCGCCGTTCCGCTCGGCTCATTGCGTCCACGAGTTCGCTGAGACCTTCTTGGGCTTCGTCAAGGTTGCCCGCCGCCAATTCGCGCTGGATGGCTCTCGCGGTTTCAAGGTGCGAGGTTGTCACCAATTCTTTCCAATCCGTTTTCATCGCTGCAAGAAAAAGTGCCCTTGATGCAATATTGGACTTTTTTTCGTTCTCCATAAACTCTGACACGAAAAGACAGGTCTCTTAGACCTGTCCTTGTTGCATTTCGTAATATGTGCCTACTTTTGCTCCTAATGTTCATTCCCTTGCAACTTGCGTGATGCCAAAAATTCGTAGAGGTGGTAGCGCGTGAGCGCATCGTGCTCTGC is a window of Chloroherpetonaceae bacterium DNA encoding:
- a CDS encoding DUF29 domain-containing protein → MKTDWKELVTTSHLETARAIQRELAAGNLDEAQEGLSELVDAMSRAERRAVRSQLIRLMKHIIKWKAQPEKRSVSWAVSIASARDEIATTQEYEPSITDDVIRAMWEKAFQQAKKEAELEMQKKCNLESLSWQEVFQDEYDLTDNG
- a CDS encoding DUF29 domain-containing protein — protein: MDKDRIVTMDYWQDLAATSHYLTAVAVKRALEEGNYAEAEFGVSELINALSRADKHAVRSHLIRLMTHIIKWKSQPEKRSASWVATIRNAREEIRDYQEANPSLTDEVIKAMWEKCFARAKRNAEDEMQRQCDLQSLSWNEVFEEKYELER